A genomic region of Stenotrophomonas sp. NA06056 contains the following coding sequences:
- the hemC gene encoding hydroxymethylbilane synthase, translating to METVRIATRKSPLALWQSEHVADRLRQAHPDLHVELVPMSTRGDEVLDRSLAAIGGKGLFLKELELAMLRGEADCAVHSLKDVPMELDEPFALPAMLTRHDPADGFVSNLYASLDALPIGARVGTSSLRRQAQLRALRPDLELLDLRGNVNTRLAKLDNGGYDAIVLAVAGLERLGLGGRIVARLQPPQWLPAPAQGAVAVECDGGNAALMALFAGLDDAATRACVEAERAMNRALHGSCHVPVAAIAQWQGQDLHLQGLVGSASDGRAVRADAVGPASDPEALGQRVAKMLLDAGAGELLNV from the coding sequence ATGGAAACCGTCCGCATCGCCACCCGCAAGAGCCCGCTCGCCCTCTGGCAGAGCGAACACGTCGCCGACCGCCTGCGCCAGGCACATCCCGATCTGCATGTGGAACTGGTGCCGATGAGCACCCGCGGCGATGAAGTGCTGGATCGCTCGCTGGCGGCCATCGGCGGCAAGGGCCTGTTCCTGAAGGAACTGGAACTGGCCATGCTGCGCGGTGAGGCGGACTGCGCGGTGCATTCGCTGAAGGACGTACCGATGGAGCTGGACGAACCCTTCGCGCTGCCGGCGATGCTCACCCGCCACGACCCGGCAGATGGCTTCGTCTCCAATCTGTATGCCTCGCTGGATGCGCTGCCGATCGGTGCGCGCGTCGGTACCTCGTCACTGCGTCGCCAGGCCCAGCTGCGCGCGCTGCGCCCGGACCTGGAACTGCTGGACCTGCGCGGCAACGTCAATACCCGCTTGGCCAAGCTCGACAACGGTGGCTACGACGCCATCGTGCTGGCGGTGGCTGGTCTTGAGCGTTTGGGCCTCGGGGGCCGTATTGTCGCCCGCCTGCAGCCGCCACAGTGGTTGCCGGCGCCGGCGCAGGGTGCGGTGGCGGTGGAGTGCGATGGCGGCAACGCCGCGCTGATGGCGCTGTTCGCAGGCCTGGATGACGCCGCCACGCGTGCCTGCGTGGAGGCGGAGCGGGCGATGAACCGCGCGCTGCACGGCAGCTGCCACGTGCCGGTGGCGGCGATCGCGCAGTGGCAGGGACAGGATCTGCATCTGCAGGGCCTGGTCGGCAGCGCCAGTGACGGCCGCGCGGTGCGTGCCGACGCCGTGGGTCCGGCCAGCGACCCGGAAGCGCTGGGCCAGCGCGTGGCGAAGATGCTGCTGGATGCGGGTGCCGGTGAGCTGTTGAACGTCTGA
- a CDS encoding YafY family protein, which yields MDRYERITALHRLLKSARYPVTVATLQDKLGCSRATVYRDLAFLRDALMAPIEGDGEAGFRYLADESDRFELPGLWLSSEELHALLASQHLLARTGGGVLSSVLAPLQQRIESLLAAQAGVSSWPVDRVRVIPHRGRKFDEASFRSVASAVLERKQLGFEYRARSTDEATKRTVSPQRLTHYRDNWYLDGWDHDREALRSFAVDRIYKARVIDSTARDVADSELDEQLGASYGIFSGAPKGWATILFSAKAARWVADEHWHSKQQGRFLPDGRYELKVPYSVSRELLMDVLHYGSDAEIVEPMMLREQAKALLELALTNYEKS from the coding sequence ATGGACCGATACGAACGCATCACCGCCCTGCATCGTCTGCTCAAGTCCGCACGCTATCCGGTGACGGTGGCGACCCTGCAGGACAAGCTCGGTTGCTCCCGGGCCACCGTCTACCGCGACCTGGCGTTCCTGCGCGATGCGCTGATGGCGCCGATCGAGGGCGATGGCGAGGCCGGCTTCCGCTACCTGGCCGACGAGAGCGACCGCTTCGAGCTGCCCGGCCTGTGGCTGAGCTCGGAGGAGCTGCACGCACTGCTGGCCTCGCAGCACCTGCTGGCCCGTACCGGCGGCGGCGTGCTGTCTTCGGTGCTGGCGCCGCTGCAGCAGCGCATCGAGAGCCTGCTGGCTGCCCAGGCAGGTGTTTCCAGCTGGCCGGTGGACCGGGTGCGGGTGATTCCGCACCGTGGCCGCAAGTTCGATGAAGCCAGCTTCCGCTCGGTCGCCTCGGCAGTGCTGGAGCGAAAGCAGCTGGGCTTTGAATACCGTGCCCGCTCGACCGATGAAGCGACCAAGCGCACCGTATCGCCGCAGCGGCTGACCCATTACCGCGACAACTGGTATCTGGACGGCTGGGACCATGACCGCGAGGCCCTGCGCAGCTTTGCGGTGGACCGCATCTACAAGGCGCGGGTGATCGACAGTACCGCCCGCGATGTCGCCGACAGTGAGCTGGACGAACAGCTGGGCGCCAGTTACGGCATCTTCTCCGGTGCGCCAAAGGGCTGGGCAACCATCCTGTTCAGTGCCAAGGCCGCGCGCTGGGTGGCCGATGAGCACTGGCACTCCAAGCAGCAGGGCCGCTTCCTTCCTGATGGCCGCTACGAACTGAAAGTGCCTTACAGCGTGTCGCGCGAACTGTTGATGGACGTGTTGCACTACGGGTCCGATGCCGAGATCGTCGAGCCGATGATGCTGCGCGAGCAGGCCAAGGCATTGCTGGAACTGGCCCTGACCAACTACGAAAAATCCTGA
- a CDS encoding TonB-dependent receptor, with the protein MSPLRSARPSRTRLASALATACLLTLPALAAAEASADASTKDLDTVVVTASGNQQWIKDAPASISVISREDIERQPVHDLATLLSRIPGVTGGLSAAGEQSKIKLRGMPSNYTLVLVDGKRMGSSASTNYRPDLGRQDLNWISPDQIERIEVVRGPMSSLYGSDAMGGVINIITKRIGDNWNGSATHSYTRPQDGDRGDTQQIGATFSGPLGERFGLRIGANSMRRDSDRSNGGVYGNAYAGEKDRNVDALLQWTLSEAQEVSLEAGHGVQQAFIAQALEKQDEGAWGASELKRSSLALNHDGKWDFGTSKLSAYWTEYKNDIGATGRSEATDTIIEGSLSTPFTLGVDHQFAVGGQWKRQELTNTDTIGQAPIDYAGNPVVGSTLEVDTWALFVEDELKLHRTLALTLGARLDHHEQFGSHVSPRAYLVWHPSEQWTIRGGVSKGFRAPSLTENSPSAATQSGGRGCTSLIPLGYTRGGCYMAGNPNLDPETSTNREIGVSFDNDLVDAGLTYFHTDFKNKIEYEALGFFNGYWWTRMQNVQRARTSGMEGNLNFRFGDHWRWRTSATWMKEAKNLTTGRNLIDTPEFSGYSSLDWTPNAVFSSSLSAQYTGKQTGVVNTFLKAYTLYDLTAAWNVNEVLTLRGGVSNLADKKLYADGSTDYFVAGRSYFFSMTARF; encoded by the coding sequence ATGTCTCCTCTTCGTTCCGCGCGCCCGTCGCGCACCCGTCTGGCCAGCGCTCTGGCCACCGCCTGCCTGCTGACCCTGCCTGCCCTCGCCGCCGCTGAAGCCAGCGCCGATGCCTCGACCAAGGACCTGGATACCGTGGTGGTCACCGCCTCGGGCAACCAGCAATGGATCAAGGATGCCCCGGCCAGCATCAGCGTGATCAGCCGCGAAGACATCGAACGCCAGCCGGTGCACGATCTGGCCACCCTGCTCAGCCGTATCCCGGGCGTGACCGGTGGGCTCAGCGCCGCCGGTGAGCAGTCCAAGATCAAGCTGCGCGGCATGCCGTCCAACTACACGCTGGTGCTGGTGGACGGCAAGCGCATGGGCAGCTCGGCCTCGACCAACTATCGCCCCGACCTGGGCCGCCAGGACCTGAACTGGATTTCTCCGGACCAGATCGAGCGCATCGAAGTGGTGCGCGGCCCGATGTCCTCGCTGTATGGCTCGGATGCGATGGGCGGGGTGATCAACATCATCACCAAGCGCATCGGTGACAACTGGAACGGCAGCGCCACCCACAGCTACACCCGGCCGCAGGATGGCGACCGTGGCGACACCCAGCAGATCGGCGCGACCTTCTCCGGCCCGCTGGGTGAGCGCTTCGGCCTGCGCATCGGCGCCAACAGCATGCGTCGCGATTCGGACCGCTCCAACGGCGGTGTGTATGGCAACGCCTACGCCGGCGAGAAGGACCGCAATGTCGACGCACTGCTGCAGTGGACGCTGAGCGAAGCACAGGAAGTGTCGCTGGAAGCGGGCCACGGCGTGCAGCAGGCCTTCATCGCCCAGGCGCTGGAGAAGCAGGACGAGGGCGCATGGGGCGCCAGTGAGCTCAAGCGCAGTTCGCTGGCATTGAACCACGACGGCAAGTGGGATTTTGGTACCTCCAAGCTCAGCGCGTACTGGACCGAGTACAAGAACGACATCGGCGCCACCGGCCGCTCCGAGGCAACCGATACGATCATCGAAGGCAGCCTGAGCACGCCCTTCACCCTTGGCGTGGACCACCAGTTCGCGGTGGGCGGCCAATGGAAGCGGCAGGAGCTGACCAACACCGACACCATCGGCCAGGCGCCGATCGACTACGCCGGCAACCCGGTGGTCGGCTCCACCCTGGAAGTGGACACCTGGGCGCTGTTCGTCGAAGACGAGCTGAAGCTGCACCGCACCCTGGCCCTGACCCTGGGCGCACGCCTGGACCACCATGAGCAGTTCGGCAGCCACGTCAGCCCACGTGCCTACCTGGTCTGGCACCCCAGCGAGCAGTGGACGATCCGTGGCGGTGTCTCCAAGGGCTTCCGCGCGCCGAGCCTGACCGAGAATTCGCCCAGCGCGGCGACCCAGTCCGGTGGCCGCGGCTGCACCTCGCTGATCCCGCTGGGCTATACCCGCGGCGGTTGCTACATGGCCGGCAATCCGAACCTGGACCCGGAAACCAGCACCAACCGCGAGATCGGCGTCAGCTTCGACAATGACCTGGTCGATGCCGGCCTGACCTACTTCCATACCGACTTCAAGAACAAGATCGAGTATGAAGCGCTGGGCTTCTTCAACGGCTACTGGTGGACGCGCATGCAGAACGTGCAGCGCGCGCGCACCAGCGGCATGGAAGGCAACCTCAACTTCCGCTTCGGCGATCATTGGCGGTGGCGCACCTCGGCAACCTGGATGAAGGAAGCCAAGAACCTGACCACCGGCCGCAACCTGATCGACACGCCGGAATTCTCCGGCTATTCGTCGCTGGACTGGACGCCGAACGCGGTGTTCTCCAGCAGCCTGTCGGCGCAGTACACCGGCAAGCAGACCGGCGTGGTCAATACCTTCCTGAAGGCCTACACGCTGTATGACCTGACCGCTGCCTGGAACGTCAACGAGGTGCTGACCCTGCGTGGCGGCGTCAGCAACCTGGCCGACAAGAAGCTGTACGCCGACGGCTCCACCGACTACTTCGTCGCCGGCCGCAGCTACTTCTTCAGCATGACCGCGCGCTTCTGA
- a CDS encoding sensor histidine kinase — protein sequence MPELCRLPRLAAMLGLAELVVVVLALAPDGSRHWTMAELASASGFALWLALAVTASLCLLRQALSKLPEMLGAVAAVGLAALIAILCAGIIHALYAVLGDNFAHGIGFWRFTLGSAATTALITALALRYFYVSDRWAAQVQANARAQADALQARIRPHFLFNSMNLIASLLHRDPAVAERAVLDLSDLFRAALGAGEGDSTLRDECELAERYLSIESLRLGDRLRVHWQRDEPLPWELPMPRLVLQPLVENAVLHGISRLPEGGTIELHLACVGSELQIRVRNPAPDPQVPGLALAQGAGHAQHSIGHRLTWRFGRAARMTAGWSEGYYACQVTVPIQ from the coding sequence ATGCCGGAACTGTGCCGCCTGCCGCGGCTGGCGGCGATGCTTGGCCTGGCCGAACTGGTGGTGGTGGTGCTGGCGCTGGCACCCGATGGCAGCCGCCATTGGACGATGGCTGAACTGGCCTCGGCCAGCGGTTTCGCGCTGTGGCTGGCACTGGCGGTCACCGCCAGCCTGTGCCTGCTGCGGCAGGCGTTGTCGAAGCTGCCGGAAATGCTGGGTGCCGTCGCAGCGGTCGGTCTGGCGGCGCTGATCGCCATCCTGTGCGCGGGTATCATCCATGCCCTGTATGCCGTGCTGGGGGACAACTTCGCGCACGGCATCGGCTTCTGGCGCTTCACCCTGGGTAGTGCGGCCACCACAGCGCTGATCACCGCGCTGGCACTGCGCTACTTCTATGTCAGTGATCGCTGGGCGGCGCAGGTACAGGCCAATGCCCGTGCGCAGGCGGACGCCCTGCAGGCACGCATCCGCCCGCACTTCCTGTTCAACAGCATGAACCTGATCGCCAGCCTGCTGCATCGGGACCCGGCGGTGGCCGAGCGTGCCGTGCTCGACCTGTCCGATCTGTTCCGCGCCGCACTGGGCGCGGGCGAGGGCGATTCGACGCTGCGCGATGAGTGCGAGCTGGCCGAGCGCTACCTGTCGATTGAATCACTGCGCCTGGGCGACCGCCTGCGGGTGCACTGGCAGCGCGACGAACCGCTGCCCTGGGAGCTGCCGATGCCACGGCTGGTGCTGCAGCCCTTGGTGGAAAACGCGGTGCTGCATGGCATCTCGCGCCTGCCCGAGGGCGGCACCATCGAGCTGCATCTGGCCTGCGTGGGCAGCGAGTTGCAGATCCGTGTGCGCAATCCTGCCCCGGATCCGCAGGTGCCCGGTCTGGCCCTGGCGCAGGGCGCGGGCCATGCCCAGCACAGCATCGGCCATCGCCTGACCTGGCGCTTTGGCCGTGCCGCGCGGATGACGGCTGGCTGGAGCGAGGGCTACTATGCCTGCCAGGTGACAGTGCCGATCCAGTGA
- a CDS encoding DUF481 domain-containing protein: MSLRVSLLIPLLLCAPLAYAQDASELAAMSSPWSGSGGELGFASARGNSSTESFNGRLRLRYTDGDWVHSMDLFGLRSSSKVTETNDDGTTTRRNNTTANRYTGSAGSALQLGEHRQLTATVRTERDDFATYDRQSSFGLGYGTRLWNTERFSFDAQIGPGVRRTHSTEDDRTRTGMIGRGLFDLKYSLTDNTDLINTLLVESGSYNTFGQNDFGVSVSMNEHLALKAGWQARYNSDVAEDKRKTDTLTTMNVVYKFK; the protein is encoded by the coding sequence ATGTCCCTGCGCGTGTCCCTGCTGATCCCCCTGCTGCTGTGCGCGCCGCTCGCGTACGCACAGGATGCCTCCGAACTGGCGGCGATGTCCTCGCCGTGGAGTGGCAGTGGCGGCGAGCTCGGCTTCGCGTCGGCACGCGGCAACAGCAGCACCGAGAGTTTCAACGGCCGTCTGCGCCTGCGCTACACCGACGGCGACTGGGTGCACAGCATGGACCTGTTCGGCCTGCGCTCCAGCTCCAAGGTAACCGAGACCAACGACGACGGCACCACCACCCGCCGCAACAACACCACCGCCAACCGCTACACCGGCAGCGCCGGCAGCGCGTTGCAGCTGGGCGAGCACCGCCAGCTGACCGCGACGGTACGTACCGAACGCGACGACTTCGCCACCTATGACCGGCAGAGCTCGTTCGGTCTGGGTTATGGCACCCGGCTGTGGAACACCGAGCGCTTCTCGTTCGACGCGCAGATCGGCCCGGGTGTGCGCCGCACCCACAGCACCGAGGACGACCGCACCCGTACCGGCATGATCGGTCGTGGCCTGTTCGACCTGAAGTACTCGCTGACCGACAACACCGACCTGATCAACACCCTGCTGGTCGAATCGGGTTCGTACAACACCTTCGGCCAGAACGATTTCGGCGTCTCGGTGAGCATGAACGAGCACCTTGCGCTGAAGGCAGGCTGGCAGGCGCGTTACAACAGCGACGTCGCCGAGGACAAGCGCAAGACCGATACGCTGACCACGATGAACGTGGTCTACAAGTTCAAATAA
- the mdoH gene encoding glucans biosynthesis glucosyltransferase MdoH has product MGSETIDAEPVTAGPDAGWALLPAESPLVMPEQTLREGALKVRRHRTSPRMIGLRRLYILGGTVAMTAVATRMMWRVLSGNGISVLEACLLVLFVGLFAWIALSFASAVAGFLTAVFDRGYRLGIDPDKPLPTVHSRTALLMPTYNEDPRRLLAGLRAIYESVAATGQLQRFDFFVLSDTRREDIARAEEQVFAELRELVPDGQARLFYRRRGDNSARKAGNIADWVRRFGGAYPQMLILDADSLMTGDSIVRLVAGMEHNADVGLIQTLPSVIGGRTLFSRMQQFGGRVYGPVIARGVAWWHGAESNYWGHNAIIRTRAFADHAGLPELPGRKPFGGHVLSHDFVEAALMRRGGWAAHMVPYLGGSYEEGPPTLTDLLVRDRRWCQGNLQHGKVVGSRGLHWISRVHMLIGIGHYFTAPMWAMLMLIGIAIPLFQEGIDFNALLHLSPSVYWRAQDEEQVVRLFAATMAVLLMPKVLGYLAMLLDPVERRGCGGAIRAFLSMLVETVLAALMAPVVMYVQSRGVAEVLSGRDSGWDAQQRDDGGISWMALLRGYGGLGVFGAFMGVLAWAVSPSLAAWMAPVVIGMVLAVPVVALTSLRGPGAFLHRLGLLDIPEENIPPPVLVRAAQLRREAAEQPPLY; this is encoded by the coding sequence ATGGGGAGTGAAACCATCGACGCGGAACCGGTCACGGCCGGTCCCGACGCGGGCTGGGCCCTGCTGCCGGCCGAATCACCGCTGGTGATGCCAGAACAGACATTGCGCGAAGGCGCGTTGAAAGTCCGGCGCCATCGCACCTCGCCGCGCATGATCGGGCTGCGCCGCCTGTACATCCTCGGCGGTACGGTGGCGATGACCGCCGTGGCGACGCGGATGATGTGGCGGGTGCTGTCCGGTAACGGCATCAGCGTGCTCGAGGCCTGCCTGCTGGTGCTGTTCGTCGGCCTGTTCGCCTGGATCGCGCTGTCCTTCGCCAGTGCGGTGGCTGGGTTCCTGACGGCCGTGTTCGACCGTGGCTACCGCCTGGGCATCGATCCGGACAAGCCGCTGCCGACCGTGCACAGCCGCACCGCGCTGCTGATGCCCACCTACAACGAAGACCCGCGCCGGCTGCTGGCCGGCCTGCGCGCGATCTACGAATCGGTGGCGGCCACCGGCCAGCTGCAGCGTTTCGACTTCTTCGTGCTCAGTGATACCCGCCGCGAGGACATCGCGCGTGCAGAGGAGCAGGTGTTCGCCGAACTGCGCGAGTTGGTGCCCGATGGTCAGGCGCGACTGTTCTATCGCCGCCGTGGCGACAACAGCGCGCGCAAGGCCGGCAACATCGCCGACTGGGTACGCCGCTTCGGCGGTGCCTACCCGCAGATGCTGATCCTGGATGCCGACAGTCTGATGACCGGCGACAGCATCGTGCGCCTGGTGGCCGGCATGGAGCACAACGCCGACGTCGGCCTGATCCAGACCCTGCCGTCGGTCATTGGCGGCCGCACCCTGTTCTCGCGCATGCAGCAGTTTGGCGGGCGCGTGTACGGTCCGGTGATCGCCCGTGGCGTGGCCTGGTGGCACGGTGCCGAAAGCAATTACTGGGGGCACAACGCGATCATCCGCACCCGTGCCTTCGCCGACCACGCTGGCCTGCCGGAGCTGCCGGGACGCAAGCCGTTCGGCGGCCACGTGCTCAGCCATGATTTCGTGGAAGCCGCGTTGATGCGCCGTGGAGGCTGGGCTGCGCACATGGTGCCCTACCTGGGTGGCAGCTATGAAGAAGGTCCGCCGACGCTGACCGACCTGCTGGTGCGCGATCGCCGCTGGTGCCAGGGCAACCTGCAACACGGCAAGGTGGTGGGCAGCCGTGGCCTGCACTGGATCAGCCGCGTGCACATGCTGATCGGCATCGGTCATTACTTCACCGCACCGATGTGGGCCATGCTGATGCTGATCGGCATCGCCATCCCGCTGTTCCAGGAAGGCATTGATTTCAATGCGCTGCTGCACCTGTCGCCCAGCGTGTACTGGCGCGCGCAGGATGAAGAACAGGTGGTGCGCCTGTTCGCCGCCACCATGGCGGTGCTGCTGATGCCCAAGGTGCTGGGTTACCTGGCAATGCTGCTCGACCCGGTCGAGCGCCGTGGCTGCGGTGGCGCGATCCGGGCGTTCCTGTCGATGCTGGTGGAAACCGTGCTGGCCGCGCTGATGGCGCCGGTGGTGATGTACGTGCAGTCGCGCGGCGTGGCCGAAGTGCTGTCCGGCCGTGACTCGGGCTGGGACGCACAGCAGCGCGACGACGGTGGCATTTCCTGGATGGCGCTGCTGCGCGGTTACGGCGGCCTGGGCGTGTTTGGTGCCTTCATGGGCGTGCTGGCGTGGGCGGTGTCGCCGTCGTTGGCCGCCTGGATGGCGCCGGTGGTGATCGGCATGGTGCTGGCGGTGCCGGTGGTGGCATTGACCTCGCTGCGCGGACCGGGTGCCTTCCTGCATCGCCTTGGTCTGCTCGACATCCCTGAAGAGAACATCCCGCCGCCGGTGCTGGTGCGCGCCGCACAGCTGCGCCGGGAAGCGGCCGAGCAACCGCCGCTGTACTGA
- a CDS encoding LytTR family DNA-binding domain-containing protein yields MRVVIADDEPLARERLRSLLAAQEGVDVVAEAGNGEQALHACAELQPDLVLLDIAMPGLDGLEAARHLASFEPRPAVVFCTAYDAHALSAFEAAAIDYLMKPVRAERLAAAIARARTFLAGRDGQPQDHRGQQARSMLCARLRGSLRLIPLDDIHYLQAEEKYVVVHHARGEDLIEESLKSLEEEFASRFIRIHRNCLVARHELVELRRGTGGQVQAMLRHGKQPLEVSRRCVATLKQELRHL; encoded by the coding sequence GTGAGGGTAGTCATCGCCGATGACGAACCGCTGGCGCGCGAGCGCCTGCGCAGCCTGCTGGCCGCGCAGGAAGGGGTGGACGTGGTTGCCGAGGCCGGCAACGGCGAGCAGGCCCTGCACGCCTGCGCCGAACTGCAACCGGATCTGGTCCTGCTGGATATCGCCATGCCCGGGCTGGATGGCCTGGAAGCGGCCCGCCACCTGGCCAGCTTCGAGCCACGCCCGGCGGTGGTGTTCTGCACGGCCTACGACGCGCATGCACTGTCGGCCTTCGAAGCGGCAGCCATCGATTACCTGATGAAGCCGGTGCGTGCCGAGCGGTTGGCGGCGGCGATCGCACGCGCACGCACGTTCCTGGCCGGCCGCGACGGCCAGCCGCAGGACCACCGCGGGCAGCAGGCCCGCAGCATGCTGTGCGCGCGCCTGCGCGGCAGCCTGCGCCTGATTCCGCTGGACGACATCCATTACCTGCAGGCCGAAGAGAAGTACGTGGTGGTGCATCACGCACGCGGAGAAGACCTGATCGAGGAGTCGCTGAAGTCGCTGGAAGAAGAGTTCGCCAGCCGCTTCATCCGCATCCATCGCAACTGCCTGGTGGCACGCCATGAGCTGGTGGAGCTGCGTCGTGGCACGGGCGGCCAGGTGCAGGCGATGCTGCGGCATGGCAAGCAGCCGCTGGAAGTGAGTCGGCGCTGCGTGGCGACGCTGAAGCAGGAATTGCGGCATCTGTGA
- a CDS encoding alpha/beta hydrolase — MLQTVEQETGASPQWSVIWLHGLGADGHDFAPIVPELVRPHWPALRFVFPHAPVRPITINNGVPMRGWYDIVGMDFRSRADMTGVQESVAQLDALIAREIERGVAADHIFLAGFSQGGAVILSAALARTAPLAGLIALSTYLPDAESASRVDGAVDVPVFMAHGSSDPVIPQAVAAHSAEKLRTLGLHVQWHSYPMAHQVCAEEIDALGDWLQARLGAV; from the coding sequence ATGCTGCAAACGGTGGAACAGGAAACCGGCGCCTCGCCGCAGTGGTCGGTGATCTGGCTGCACGGCCTGGGGGCCGACGGCCATGATTTCGCGCCGATCGTGCCCGAGCTGGTGCGTCCGCACTGGCCGGCGCTGCGCTTCGTGTTCCCGCACGCACCGGTGCGGCCGATCACGATCAACAACGGCGTACCGATGCGCGGCTGGTACGACATCGTCGGCATGGACTTCCGCTCGCGCGCCGATATGACCGGCGTGCAGGAGTCGGTAGCGCAGCTGGATGCCCTGATCGCCCGTGAGATCGAACGCGGTGTCGCCGCCGATCACATCTTCCTGGCTGGCTTTTCGCAGGGTGGAGCGGTGATCCTCAGTGCCGCGCTGGCGCGTACTGCACCGTTGGCTGGCCTGATTGCGCTGTCGACCTACCTGCCGGATGCCGAAAGCGCGTCCCGCGTCGATGGCGCGGTGGACGTGCCGGTGTTCATGGCCCACGGCAGCAGCGACCCGGTGATTCCGCAGGCAGTGGCTGCGCACAGCGCCGAGAAGCTGCGCACGCTGGGGCTGCACGTGCAGTGGCACAGCTACCCGATGGCCCACCAGGTCTGCGCCGAGGAAATCGACGCGTTGGGCGACTGGTTGCAGGCACGCTTGGGCGCCGTCTGA